The following proteins come from a genomic window of Drosophila sulfurigaster albostrigata strain 15112-1811.04 chromosome X, ASM2355843v2, whole genome shotgun sequence:
- the LOC133848612 gene encoding 3-oxoacyl-[acyl-carrier-protein] reductase FabG: MSLNDKVVIVTGASSGIGAAIAEVLAREGAQLALVGRNADNLVSTEASLQQKYKGVKTLNVIADVTKDAEAIVQQTLKKYGRIDVLVNNAGILGSGPLETLDIEEFDAVLNTNLRGVLLLTKAVLPHLIKTKGAVVNVSSCAGIRPFAGALSYGVSKAALDQFTKIVALELAPKGVRVNSVNPGFVVTNIHSRIGIKDEAYKSLLERAINSHPLGRVGDVFEVAEAVAFLASSKASFTTGALFPIDGGKHNLTPR, encoded by the coding sequence ATGAGCCTCAACGACAAGGTGGTGATTGTGACAGGCGCCAGCAGCGGCATTGGAGCTGCCATTGCCGAGGTGTTGGCCCGCGAGGGCGCCCAGTTGGCGCTGGTCGGACGTAATGCCGACAATTTGGTGTCCACCGAGGCATCGCTGCAGCAGAAGTACAAGGGTGTCAAGACACTGAACGTGATTGCCGATGTGACCAAGGACGCCGAGGCTATTGTCCAGCAGACGCTGAAGAAATACGGACGCATCGATGTGCTCGTCAACAATGCCGGCATCTTGGGTAGCGGCCCATTGGAGACGCTTGACATTGAGGAATTCGATGCGGTGCTCAACACAAATCTGCGCGGTGTCCTTCTGCTCACGAAAGCGGTGCTTCCTCATCTGATCAAGACCAAGGGTGCTGTAGTGAATGTCAGCAGTTGTGCGGGCATTCGGCCATTTGCCGGCGCCCTCAGCTATGGCGTCTCGAAGGCGGCGCTCGATCAGTTCACCAAGATTGTTGCCTTGGAATTGGCACCCAAGGGTGTGCGTGTGAATTCGGTGAATCCTGGCTTTGTGGTCACCAACATTCACAGTCGCATTGGCATCAAGGATGAGGCCTACAAATCTCTGTTGGAGCGTGCGATCAACTCGCATCCTTTGGGACGCGTCGGCGATGTCTTTGAGGTGGCCGAGGCTGTTGCCTTCTTGGCCAGCTCCAAGGCTAGCTTCACCACCGGCGCCCTCTTCCCCATCGATGGTGGCAAGCACAATTTGACGCCACGCTAA